A stretch of Lathyrus oleraceus cultivar Zhongwan6 chromosome 6, CAAS_Psat_ZW6_1.0, whole genome shotgun sequence DNA encodes these proteins:
- the LOC127092397 gene encoding peptide-N4-(N-acetyl-beta-glucosaminyl)asparagine amidase A gives MDPNFFTFLFFFFFLFFLLHRPISASNLHKFKQLNSDFLSQSKSSYDSLTPQSPTKYFEVTKPIELPKTKPCSYHVLHHDFGYTYGQPPVFANYTSPPHCSSTKFSKIVLEWKATCEGRQFDRIFGVWLGGVELLRSCTAEPRATGIVWSVEKDITRYHSLLFNHQQQNQTLAVFLGNIVDKTYTGVYHVDITINFYPFHVNTPKTKKFNPLAFTSDSHADLILPISRNLPLNDGLWFNIQNSTDVGLKEFSVPQNAYRAVLEVYVSFHENDEFWYSNPPNEYLSANNITNSPGNGPFREVLVTLDDKVVGSVWPFTVIYTGGVNPLLWRPITGIGSFDLPSYDIEITPFLGEILDGKNHLFGFKVTNALNVWYIDANLHLWLDSNSVRTEGVLVNHIDKPLVESIVSNFSGLNGTFLTSAKKSILSSGWVRSSFGNITTSFVQDFSYCSSMVMRKNGEKQTVNQIISFNDSIRVKLPSSHLDLVDDTNRNFSLYLDSDELDQDNDTYLAVSNVTLGFDVSKSKSEDSEFSKSFLSNVQDSQGKMVVKKNLVISGVGETQQDYRYESNEGCYFRKIGSSNYTILYDKVKNSCNKRSHYPFGLKIFNKFPIIL, from the coding sequence ATGGACCCCAATTTCTTCacctttctcttcttctttttcttccttttctttcttCTTCACCGCCCAATTTCTGCATCAAATCTACATAAATTCAAACAACTAAACTCAGATTTTCTTTCTCAATCTAAATCCTCATATGATTCTCTTACCCCACAATCACCAACCAAATACTTTGAGGTAACAAAACCCATTGAACTCCCAAAAACAAAACCTTGTTCATACCATGTTCTTCATCATGATTTTGGTTACACATATGGACAGCCCCCAGTTTTTGCTAATTACACCTCTCCCCCTCATTGTTCATCCACAAAGTTTTCCAAAATTGTTCTTGAATGGAAAGCAACATGTGAAGGAAGACAATTTGATCGCATTTTTGGTGTTTGGCTGGGTGGTGTTGAGTTGCTCAGAAGCTGTACAGCAGAACCAAGAGCCACTGGAATTGTTTGGAGTGTTGAAAAAGACATCACAAGGTATCATTCTTTGTTAttcaatcatcaacaacaaaatcaaacCCTAGCTGTTTTTTTAGGAAATATTGTCGACAAAACTTATACTGGTGTTTATCATGTTGATATCACTATTAACTTTTACCCTTTTCATGTCAACACTCCTAAGACAAAAAAGTTTAATCCTTTAGCATTTACAAGTGATTCTCATGCTGATTTGATCTTGCCCATTTCAAGAAATCTCCCACTCAATGATGGGTTGTGGTTCAATATTCAAAATTCAACTGATGTTGGTTTGAAGGAATTCAGTGTTCCACAAAATGCTTATAGGGCTGTGTTAGAGGTTTATGTTTCATTTCATGAGAATGATGAGTTTTGGTATAGTAATCCTCCAAATGAATATCTTTCTGCAAATAACATAACTAATTCACCTGGTAATGGACCCTTTAGAGAGGTTTTAGTTACTCTTGATGATAAAGTTGTTGGTTCTGTTTGGCCTTTTACTGTTATCTACACTGGAGGGGTTAATCCTCTCTTGTGGAGACCAATTACCGGCATTGGTTCGTTTGACCTTCCATCCTATGATATCGAAATTACACCTTTTTTGGGGGAAATATTGGATGGAAAGAATCATTTGTTTGGGTTCAAGGTAACAAATGCATTGAATGTTTGGTATATAGATGCAAATTTACATCTTTGGTTGGACTCAAATAGCGTTAGAACGGAAGGAGTACTAGTGAATCACATTGACAAACCTTTGGTTGAATCTATAGTATCCAATTTTAGCGGTTTAAACGGAACGTTCTTGACTAGTGCAAAGAAATCCATTTTGTCTAGTGGATGGGTTAGATCCTCCTTTGGTAATATCACCACTAGTTTTGTTCAAGATTTTAGTTACTGCAGTTCAATGGTAATGAGGAAGAATGGAGAGAAACAAACTGTGAATCAAATTATATCGTTCAACGATAGTATTCGTGTTAAACTTCCATCATCGCATCTAGATTTGGTTGATGACACAAACAGAAATTTTTCTCTTTACTTGGACTCAGATGAACTAGACCAAGATAATGACACTTATTTAGCTGTTTCGAATGTTACATTAGGATTTGATGTGAGTAAGTCTAAGAGCGAGGATTCTGAATTTTCGAAGAGCTTTCTAAGTAATGTGCAAGATAGCCAAGGTAAAATGGTGGTTAAGAAGAATTTGGTTATTAGTGGAGTGGGAGAAACACAGCAAGATTATAGATATGAAAGCAATGAAGGTTGCTACTTCAGAAAAATTGGAAGCTCAAATTACACAATTCTATATGATAAAGTAAAAAATTCATGCAACAAAAGAAGTCACTATCCTTTTGGCCTTAAAATTTTCAATAAGTTTCCAATTATTCTATAG
- the LOC127092423 gene encoding uncharacterized protein LOC127092423 — MMKTCACLHTSSYSSSLPLLPSTFLFQQQQLRYHHFLNFRSLSLNATPREIQLQLSSSNDAVLSQNPTPPHIEEPPPPTPLVLSGDDKTTTNNKLKKKKDINDDNSSNFDNRFKLRNGKEVFEEKAYLVGVERKGDVSDSFGIEDSLSELKQLADTAGLLVVDSTYQKLASPNPRTYIGSGKVSEIKSAINALDVETVIFDDELSAGQLRNLEKVFGGDVRVCDRTALILDIFNQRAATHEASLQVSLAQMEYQLPRLTKMWTHLERQSGGQVKGMGEKQIEVDKRILRNQIGVLKKELESVRKHRKQYRNRRVSVPVPVISLVGYTNAGKSTLLNQLTGADVLAEDKLFATLDPTTRRVQMKNGKEFLLTDTVGFIQKLPTTLVAAFRATLEEISESSLLVHVVDISHPLVEQQINAVDKVLSELDVSSIPRLMVWNKIDKASDPQKIRLEAEKRDDVVCISALSGDGLQEFCDAIQDKLKDSMVWVEALLPFENGDLLSTIHQVGMVEKTEYTEQGTYIKAHVPLRYARLLTPMRQLCVSRP; from the exons ATGATGAAAACATGCGCATGCCTTCACACTTCCTCTTATTCTTCTTCACTACCATTATTACCATCAACATTTCtatttcaacaacaacaactacgCTATCATCATTTTCTCAATTTTCGCTCCTTATCTCTTAACGCTACACCGCGCGAAATTCAACTTCAACTCTCTTCCTCTAACGACGCCGTTTTATCACAAAACCCTACACCGCCGCACATAGAAGAACCACCTCCTCCAACTCCACTTGTTCTCTCCGGTGACGATAAAACTACTACTAATAATAAGCTTAAAAAAAAGAAAGACATAAACGACGATAACAGTAGCAACTTCGATAACCGCTTCAAGCTCCGTAACGGTAAAGAG GTTTTTGAAGAGAAAGCTTATCTGGTTGGTGTTGAGCGTAAAGGTGATGTGAGTGATTCTTTTGGTATTGAAGATTCTTTGAGTGAATTGAAACAGTTAGCTGATACGGCTGGACTACTGGTTGTTGACTCTACATATCAGAA GCTTGCATCTCCAAACCCTAGGACTTACATTGGCTCCGGCAAAGTTTCTGAAATTAAGAGTGCAATCAATGCATTGGATGTTGAAACTGTGATATTTGATGATGAGCTATCAGCTGG GCAATTGCGCAACCTAGAAAAGGTTTTTGGGGGAGATGTGAGAGTTTGCGATCGAACTGCTCTCATCCTTGATATATTTAATCAGCGAGCAGCAACACATGAAGCATCTTTACAG GTTTCATTAGCGCAAATGGAATACCAATTACCTCGTCTAACAAAAATGTGGACTCATCTTGAGCGTCAATCAGGAGGACAGGTGAAAGGAATGGGTGAAAAACAAATAGAAGTGGACAAACGTATTTTGCGTAACCAA ATTGGCGTTCTTAAAAAAGAGCTAGAATCTGTTAGGAAACATCGAAAGCAGTATCGTAATAGGCGTGTCTCAGTACCTGTGCCAGTGATATCTTTG GTCGGATATACAAATGCTGGTAAGAGTACGCTTTTAAATCAATTAACTGGAGCAGATGTTCTTGCTGAGGATAAATTATTTGCAACTTTAGATCCAACTACAAGGAGGGTACAG ATGAAGAATGGAAAGGAGTTTCTCCTAACAGACACTGTTGGTTTTATTCAGAAGTTACCTACTACACTA GTTGCTGCCTTCAGAGCCACACTCGAGGAGATATCAGAGTCATCACTTCTGGTTCATGTTGTTGATATCAG TCACCCCCTGGTTGAGCAACAGATAAATGCTGTTGACAAAGTTCTGTCAGAACTAGATGTATCATCAATACCAAGATTGATGGTCTGGAATAAG ATTGATAAGGCTAGTGATCCCCAGAAAATCAGGCTAGAAGCTGAAAAAAGAGATGATGTTGTATGCATATCTGCTTTAAGTGGCGATGGCTTACAAGAATTCTGTGATGCAATTCAAGACAAACTAAAG GACTCAATGGTATGGGTGGAAGCTTTGTTACCATTTGAAAATGGGGACCTTCTCAGCACCATACACCAAGTTGGAATGGTTGAGAAAACT GAATATACAGAGCAAGGGACATACATTAAGGCTCATGTGCCCCTACGTTATGCAAGATTGCTTACACCTATGAGGCAACTGTGTGTATCACGACCTTGA